In Argiope bruennichi chromosome 4, qqArgBrue1.1, whole genome shotgun sequence, a single window of DNA contains:
- the LOC129965628 gene encoding uncharacterized protein LOC129965628 — MEASWDSPLPEDIEKKFEIWQRQLKDLKELEISRRLSHLDLKDASLSLEVFCDASKLAYATWAFLRVEKDGKVTCQLIQARSKVAPLKGISIPRLELLSCMIGARLADAIKRDLHLEDIESTFWSDSMDVLHWIKREGPWATFVANRVEEIRKLSSVENWRHVPGISNPADLPSRGCTVRTLIKSHWWEGPDWIKRSKEDWPKSAHFPNMEVVNSEKKKTIVTASVLQLEEKYYHRFSSYVKIVRITAWLLRFLKNLKNGRNRRTVGPLNYDEIKKAERILLKQVQLEAFYDENDKRLKSLQVIKDSEGILRVKTRIFFREDHRDFRLPIILPSDHPVVMTLIMHEHEHHGHSGVQMLMYLLRENYWILKSRKAIKKVIKSCIICNRFDAKPIFVQEGLLPQDRVRDAETFEIVGLDLAGPVILKEERKAWILILTCAVYRAVHLELLTSVSTENFLLGLRRFIARRGRPSVIYSDNGTNLKSAHRLLKEVDFEKLKNIEELSPISWTFIPPNAPWWGGFWERLIGLMKRILRRTLRKTSLNHEEMNTVLCDCERVMNSRPLTYVSEDAEDLEPLTPAMFLHNIRETGVPDLDLIEETKFNKRLAYRNRIQKDLRKRFRSEYLGQLREIQKVKRETALCIGDIVLVEDNTKRLNWNLGRILKLFQGKDNRARVALVKTKFGSFLRPVQKLYPLEVSENDKPVEHNTNSPLISGANRRETFPISLDRKTSLIEPPDGLPLPSKESDCGADDGFFASPSE, encoded by the coding sequence ATGGAAGCGTCTTGGGATTCTCCATTGCCTGAAGACAtcgagaaaaaatttgaaatttggcagCGTCAACTTAAAGACttgaaagaattagaaatttcacGGAGGCTGTCACACCTCGATCTTAAAGACGCCAGCTTGTCACTAGAGGTATTTTGCGACGCTTCAAAATTGGCTTACGCTACGTGGGCATTTCTTCGAGTTGAGAAAGATGGCAAGGTGACCTGCCAATTAATCCAAGCACGATCAAAGGTTGCTCCTTTGAAAGGTATTTCTATCCCAAGATTGGAACTTTTATCTTGCATGATCGGAGCAAGGTTAGCTGATGCGATAAAGAGAGATTTGCATTTGGAAGATATTGAAAGCACTTTCTGGTCTGATTCAATGGATGTTCTACATTGGATAAAAAGAGAAGGCCCATGGGCTACCTTTGTTGCTAATAGAGTGGAGGAGATAAGAAAACTATCTTCTGTGGAAAATTGGAGACATGTACCTGGTATTTCTAACCCAGCTGATCTCCCATCGAGAGGATGTACAGTGAGGACCCTCATCAAAAGTCATTGGTGGGAAGGACCTGATTGGATCAAAAGGTCGAAAGAAGATTGGCCAAAATCTGCTCATTTTCCAAATATGGAAGTGGTTAATTCAGAAAAGAAGAAGACTATTGTAACCGCTTCTGTTTTACAACTTGAGGAAAAGTATTATCATCGATTTTCATCGTATGTTAAAATTGTCCGAATTACAGCTTGGCTTTTAAGGTTTCTTAAGAATCTGAAGAATGGGAGAAATCGAAGAACAGTAGGTCCATTGAATTATGATGAAATCAAGAAGGCTGAACGTATTTTGCTGAAACAAGTGCAGTTAGAAGCCTTTTATGATGAGAACGACAAAAGGTTAAAATCTTTACAAGTTATCAAAGACTCTGAGGGAATTCTAAGAGTGAAAACCAGAATATTTTTTAGGGAAGACCATAGAGATTTTCGTCTACCCATAATTCTTCCTTCCGATCATCCTGTTGTCATGACTCTCATAATGCATGAACACGAACATCATGGACATTCTGGAGTTCAAATGCTTATGTACCTTCTTAGGGAAAATTACTGGATTTTGAAGTCaagaaaagctattaaaaaagttataaagtcCTGCATTATTTGCAATAGATTTGATGCAAAACCGATTTTTGTTCAGGAGGGCCTATTGCCTCAAGACCGTGTGAGAGATGCTGAAACTTTCGAAATCGTAGGATTAGATCTAGCTGGACCTGTCATccttaaagaagaaagaaaggctTGGATTTTGATCCTAACTTGCGCGGTTTACCGTGCAGTCCACCTCGAACTTTTAACTTCAGTATCAACTGAAAATTTCCTACTAGGTTTGAGGAGATTTATTGCACGAAGAGGTCGACCATCTGTCATCTATTCAGATAATGGTACAAATTTGAAAAGTGCTCATCGTCTACTGAAGGAAGTTGATTTCGAAAAACTGAAGAATATTGAAGAACTAAGTCCTATTTCTTGGACTTTTATACCTCCAAATGCCCCCTGGTGGGGAGGATTTTGGGAGAGACTTATCGGCCTTATGAAGCGGATTTTAAGAAGAACTTTAAGAAAGACATCTTTAAATCATGAAGAAATGAACACAGTTCTTTGTGACTGTGAAAGAGTAATGAATTCAAGACCACTTACTTATGTTTCGGAAGATGCCGAAGATTTGGAACCCCTTACTCCAGCAATGTTCCTGCACAATATTAGAGAAACCGGTGTGCCTGATTTAGACCTAATTGAAGAAACTAAGTTTAATAAAAGATTGGCCTACCGAAACAGAATCCAAAAGGATCTAAGGAAACGTTTTCGATCGGAATACTTGGGACAATTGCGAGAAATACAAAAGGTAAAAAGAGAAACTGCTTTATGTATTGGAGACATCGTTTTGGTTGAAGATAATACCAAAAGATTGAACTGGAATTTGGGGAGGATTTTGAAACTGTTTCAAGGAAAAGACAATAGAGCTAGAGTAGCTCTAGTTAAGACCAAGTTTGGTTCTTTTCTGCGTCCTGTGCAGAAATTATATCCACTTGAAGTGAGCGAAAATGATAAACCTGTTGAACACAATACTAATTCTCCTCTAATTTCAGGTGCTAATAGACGAGAGACTTTTCCCATCTCTTTAGATAGGAAGACTTCCCTGATAGAGCCCCCTGATGGTCTTCCACTTCCTTCTAAAGAATCTGACTGTGGAGCCGACGATGGATTCTTCGCCTCTCCTTCCGAATGA